The following proteins are encoded in a genomic region of Oncorhynchus kisutch isolate 150728-3 linkage group LG4, Okis_V2, whole genome shotgun sequence:
- the LOC109889421 gene encoding selenide, water dikinase 1, which translates to MSVRESFNPESYELDKSFRLTRFTELKGTGCKVPQDVLQKLLEALQENHYQEDEQFLGAVMPRLGIGMDTCVIPLRHGGLSLVQTTDYIYPIVDDPYMMGRIACANVLSDLYAMGVTECDNMLMLLGISNKLSEKERDKVMPLIIQGFKDASEEAGTSVTGGQTVLNPWVVMGGVATTVCQPNEFIMPDNAVPGDVLVLTKPLGTQVAVAVHQWLDIPEKWNKIKLVVTQEDVELAYQEAMMNMARLNRTAAGLMHTFNAHAATDITGFGILGHAQTLARQQRSEVSFVIHNLPVLAKMAAVSKACGNMFGLMHGTCPETSGGLLICLPREQAARFCAEIKSPKYGEGHQAWIIGIVEKGNRTARIIDKPRIIEVAPQLSTQNVNPTPGATS; encoded by the exons ATGTCTGTCAGAGAGTCGTTTAACCCAGAGAGCTATGAGCTAGACAAAAGCTTCAGACTCACACGCTTCACTGAGCTCAAAGGAACGGGCTGCAAG GTGCCCCAGGATGTGCTACAGAAGCTTCTAGAAGCCCTGCAGGAGAACCACTATCAGGAGGATGAACAGTTCCTTGGGGCTGTCATGCCCAGACTTG GCATTGGTATGGACACCTGTGTCATCCCCCTCCGACACGGGGGCCTTTCTCTCGTCCAGACGACAGACTACATCTACCCCATAGTGGACGACCCCTACATGATG GGGCGAATTGCGTGTGCCAATGTTCTAAGTGACCTGTATGCCATGGGAGTGACGGAATGTGACAACATGCTGATGCTACTGGGGATCAGTAACAAACTGTCAGAAAAG GAGCGGGACAAGGTGATGCCTCTGATCATCCAGGGTTTCAAAGACGCGTCAGAGGAAGCAGGCACGTCTGTGACAGGGGGACAGACTGTGCTTAACCCCTGGGTGGTCATGGGGGGTGTGGCCACCACCGTCTGTCAACCCAATGAGTTCATCAT GCCAGATAACGCAGTGCCAGGAGATGTGTTGGTGCTCACCAAACCTCTGGGGACTCAGGTGGCTGTGGCTGTACACCAGTGGCTGGACATC CCTGAGAAGTGGAATAAGATCAAGCTAGTGGTGACTCAGGAGGATGTAGAGCTGGCCTATCAAGAAGCCATGATGAACATGGCCCGGCTCAACAGGACAG CCGCTGGTCTGATGCACACCTTCAATGCACACGCTGCCACTGACATCACTGGCTTCGGGATCCTGGGCCACGCCCAGACATTGGCACGGCAACAACGTAGCGAGGTGTCGTTCGTCATCCACAACCTCCCTGTGCTCGCCAAGATGGCAGCTGTGTCCAAGGCCTGCGGGAATATGTTCGGACTCATGCACGGAACCTGCCCTGAGacatcag GGGGTCTGTTGATCTGTCTTCCCAGGGAGCAAGCAGCTCGTTTCTGCGCTGAGATCAAATCTCCTAAATACGGTGAGGGCCACCAGGCCTGGATCATCGGCATCGTGGAGAAGGGCAACCGCACTGCCCGCATAATCGATAAACCACGAATCATCGAGGTCGCTCCTCAGCTCTCCACACAGAATGTCAATCCCACACCCGGCGCAACCTCATAA
- the LOC109889420 gene encoding carnitine O-palmitoyltransferase 1, liver isoform isoform X2: MAEAHQAVGFQFTVTSDGIDLHLSREVLKHIYLSGVTSWTKRAIRFKNGILTGVYPASPSSLLIVVIAIMSTIYARIDPSLGMIDTIKRTMSVSGYMTVQTQTVLSAILFSTGLWLSLILMLRYILKALLSYHAWIFESHGKISFCTKLWLSLVKMFSGRRPLLYSFQTSLPRLPVPSVDDTITRYLESVRPLLDDEQYNQMEVVANDFKKDQAPKLQKYLILKSWWATNYVSDWWEEYIYLRGRSPIMVNSNFYSMDLLYVTPTHRQAARAGNVVHAMLQYRRKLERGEHAPLRALGVVPMCSYQMERMFNTTRIPGIETDFVRHLSDRKHLVVYHKGRFFKVWLYYGGRHLWPSELETQFQRILDDTTEPQPGELKLAALTAGNRVPWARARLKYFSQGVNKVSLEAIETSAFFLSLDDEVHGYDPDQLRSLDLYAKSLLHGKCYDRWFDKSFTLIAYKNGKLGVNAEHSWADAPIIGHMWEYVLATDCFHLGYTEEGHCKGDINKGLPPPTKLQWDIPLECQEVIEESYMVAKVIADDVDFHGCLFDEFGKGLIKKSRTSPDAFIQLALQLAQFRDKGEFCLTYEASMTRMFREGRTETVRSCTSESTAFVRAMEDKNTASAQKLDLFRKAADKHQNMYRLAMTGSGIDRHLFCLYIMSKYLSIDSPFLKQVLSEPWRLSTSQTPQQQLNMVDIKKFPRYVGAGGGFGPVADDGYGVSYIIIGENLITFHISSKFSSPETDSYRFGQNIRQAMLDIRALFDQKDKEKEKEM, translated from the exons ATGGCAGAGGCACATCAGGCAGTTGGCTTCCAGTTCACCGTCACCTCAGACGGCATCGACCTCCACCTGAGCCGCGAGGTACTCAAACACATCTACCTGTCGGGAGTGACGTCATGGACAAAGCGCGCCATAAGATTTAaa AATGGGATATTGACAGGTGTCTACCCTGCCAGCCCATCCAGTTTGCTGATCGTTGTGATAGCCATAATGAGCACCATATATGCCAGGATAGACCCATCACTGGGAATGATAGACACAATCAAGAGGACCATGTCTGTCAG TGGCTACATGACAGTGCAGACCCAGACAGTTCTGAGTGCCATCCTGTTTTCCACAGGCCTGTGGCTCTCTCTCATCCTCATGCTGAGGTACATTctcaaggcccttctctcctacCATGCCTGGATCTTTGAGTCCCACGGCAAAATTAGCTTCTGCACCAAACTCTGGCTG AGTCTGGTGAAGATGTTCTCTGGGCGCAGACCTCTCCTCTATAGCTTCCAGACCTCCCTACCCAGACTACCTGTGCCTAGTGTGGATGACACCATAAccagg TACCTGGAGTCAGTGCGCCCCCTGCTGGATGATGAGCAGTACAACCAGATGGAGGTGGTGGCCAATGACTTCAAGAAGGACCAGGCACCCAAACTCCAGAAATACCTCATCCTCAAATCCTGGTGGGCTACTAACTAT GTGAGTGATTGGTGGGAGGAGTACATCTACCTTAGAGGCAGGAGTCCCATCATGGTCAACAGTAACTTCTACTCCATG GATCTGCTGTACGTGActcccacacacagacaggcagctcGGGCAGGGAATGTTGTTCACGCTATGCTGCAGTACCGCCGCAAACTAGAGAGAGGAGAACATGCACCG TTGAGGGCTCTGGGGGTGGTGCCAATGTGTTCTTATCAGATGGAGAGGATGTTCAACACCACACGTATCCCTGGTATAGAGACAG ACTTTGTTCGGCACCTGAGTGACCGGAAGCACCTGGTGGTGTACCATAAGGGCCGCTTCTTTAAGGTGTGGCTGTACTACGGGGGGCGTCACCTCTGGCCCTCTGAGCTGGAGACTCAGTTCCAGAGGATCCTCGACGACACCACCGAGCCACAGCCTGGAGAACTCAAACTGGCTGCCCTCACAGCCGGCAACAG AGTTCCGTGGGCGCGGGCTCGTCTGAAGTACTTCAGCCAGGGTGTTAACAAAGTCTCTCTGGAGGCCATCGAGACGTCAGCTTTCTTCCTCAGCCTTGATGACGAGGTGCATGGTTATGACCCTGACCAGCTGAGGTCATTGGACCTGTATGCCAAGTCCCTGCTGCACGGGAAGTGCTATGACAG GTGGTTTGACAAATCTTTCACTCTGATCGCTTATAAGAACGGTAAACTGGGGGTTAATGCAGAACATTCGTGGGCAGACGCTCCCATTATAGGACACATGTGGGAG tatgtCCTAGCAACGGACTGCTTCCATTTGGGCTACACAGAGGAGGGACACTGCAAAGGAGACATCAACAAGGGCCTGCCTCCCCCCACCAAACTACAATGGGACATTCCACTGGAG TGCCAGGAGGTCATTGAGGAGTCCTACATGGTTGCCAAGGTGATAGCTGATGACGTGGACTTTCATGGCTGTCTGTTTGATGAGTTTGGGAAAGGCCTGATCAAGAAGAGTAGGACCAGTCCTGATGCCTTCATACAGCTAGCACTACAGCTGGCCCaattcagg GATAAGGGGGAGTTCTGTCTGACGTATGAGGCCTCGATGACCCGGATGTTCCGTGAGGGTAGGACAGAGACGGTTCGCTCCTGCACCTCAGAGTCCACAGCCTTTGTCAGAGCCATGGAGGACAAGAACACTGCG AGTGCCCAAAAGTTGGACCTCTTCCGGAAGGCCGCAGACAAACACCAGAACATGTACCGTCTGGCCATGACAGGCTCTGGCATCGACAGACACCTCTTCTGTCTCTACATCATGTCTAAGTACCTCAGCATCGACTCACCATTCCTCaaacag GTGTTGTCAGAACCCTGGAGGTTGTCCACTAGTCAGACTCCTCAACAGCAGCTCAACATGGTTGACATAAAGAAGTTTCCCAGATACGTGGGCGCGGGGGGGGGGTTCGGCCCT GTGGCTGATGACGGCTATGGCGTCTCTTACATCATTATAGGAGAGAACCTGATCACATTCCACATCTCCAGCAAGTTTTCCAGCCCTGAGACG GACTCGTACCGCTTTGGACAGAACATTCGACAGGCCATGCTGGACATTCGTGCGCTATTCGACCAAAAAgacaaggagaaggagaaagagatgtGA
- the LOC109889420 gene encoding carnitine O-palmitoyltransferase 1, liver isoform isoform X4, whose product MAEAHQAVGFQFTVTSDGIDLHLSREVLKHIYLSGVTSWTKRAIRFKNGILTGVYPASPSSLLIVVIAIMSTIYARIDPSLGMIDTIKRTMSVSGYMTVQTQTVLSAILFSTGLWLSLILMLRYILKALLSYHAWIFESHGKISFCTKLWLSLVKMFSGRRPLLYSFQTSLPRLPVPSVDDTITRYLESVRPLLDDEQYNQMEVVANDFKKDQAPKLQKYLILKSWWATNYVSDWWEEYIYLRGRSPIMVNSNFYSMDLLYVTPTHRQAARAGNVVHAMLQYRRKLERGEHAPLRALGVVPMCSYQMERMFNTTRIPGIETDFVRHLSDRKHLVVYHKGRFFKVWLYYGGRHLWPSELETQFQRILDDTTEPQPGELKLAALTAGNRVPWARARLKYFSQGVNKVSLEAIETSAFFLSLDDEVHGYDPDQLRSLDLYAKSLLHGKCYDRWFDKSFTLIAYKNGKLGVNAEHSWADAPIIGHMWEYVLATDCFHLGYTEEGHCKGDINKGLPPPTKLQWDIPLECQEVIEESYMVAKDKGEFCLTYEASMTRMFREGRTETVRSCTSESTAFVRAMEDKNTASAQKLDLFRKAADKHQNMYRLAMTGSGIDRHLFCLYIMSKYLSIDSPFLKQVLSEPWRLSTSQTPQQQLNMVDIKKFPRYVGAGGGFGPVADDGYGVSYIIIGENLITFHISSKFSSPETDSYRFGQNIRQAMLDIRALFDQKDKEKEKEM is encoded by the exons ATGGCAGAGGCACATCAGGCAGTTGGCTTCCAGTTCACCGTCACCTCAGACGGCATCGACCTCCACCTGAGCCGCGAGGTACTCAAACACATCTACCTGTCGGGAGTGACGTCATGGACAAAGCGCGCCATAAGATTTAaa AATGGGATATTGACAGGTGTCTACCCTGCCAGCCCATCCAGTTTGCTGATCGTTGTGATAGCCATAATGAGCACCATATATGCCAGGATAGACCCATCACTGGGAATGATAGACACAATCAAGAGGACCATGTCTGTCAG TGGCTACATGACAGTGCAGACCCAGACAGTTCTGAGTGCCATCCTGTTTTCCACAGGCCTGTGGCTCTCTCTCATCCTCATGCTGAGGTACATTctcaaggcccttctctcctacCATGCCTGGATCTTTGAGTCCCACGGCAAAATTAGCTTCTGCACCAAACTCTGGCTG AGTCTGGTGAAGATGTTCTCTGGGCGCAGACCTCTCCTCTATAGCTTCCAGACCTCCCTACCCAGACTACCTGTGCCTAGTGTGGATGACACCATAAccagg TACCTGGAGTCAGTGCGCCCCCTGCTGGATGATGAGCAGTACAACCAGATGGAGGTGGTGGCCAATGACTTCAAGAAGGACCAGGCACCCAAACTCCAGAAATACCTCATCCTCAAATCCTGGTGGGCTACTAACTAT GTGAGTGATTGGTGGGAGGAGTACATCTACCTTAGAGGCAGGAGTCCCATCATGGTCAACAGTAACTTCTACTCCATG GATCTGCTGTACGTGActcccacacacagacaggcagctcGGGCAGGGAATGTTGTTCACGCTATGCTGCAGTACCGCCGCAAACTAGAGAGAGGAGAACATGCACCG TTGAGGGCTCTGGGGGTGGTGCCAATGTGTTCTTATCAGATGGAGAGGATGTTCAACACCACACGTATCCCTGGTATAGAGACAG ACTTTGTTCGGCACCTGAGTGACCGGAAGCACCTGGTGGTGTACCATAAGGGCCGCTTCTTTAAGGTGTGGCTGTACTACGGGGGGCGTCACCTCTGGCCCTCTGAGCTGGAGACTCAGTTCCAGAGGATCCTCGACGACACCACCGAGCCACAGCCTGGAGAACTCAAACTGGCTGCCCTCACAGCCGGCAACAG AGTTCCGTGGGCGCGGGCTCGTCTGAAGTACTTCAGCCAGGGTGTTAACAAAGTCTCTCTGGAGGCCATCGAGACGTCAGCTTTCTTCCTCAGCCTTGATGACGAGGTGCATGGTTATGACCCTGACCAGCTGAGGTCATTGGACCTGTATGCCAAGTCCCTGCTGCACGGGAAGTGCTATGACAG GTGGTTTGACAAATCTTTCACTCTGATCGCTTATAAGAACGGTAAACTGGGGGTTAATGCAGAACATTCGTGGGCAGACGCTCCCATTATAGGACACATGTGGGAG tatgtCCTAGCAACGGACTGCTTCCATTTGGGCTACACAGAGGAGGGACACTGCAAAGGAGACATCAACAAGGGCCTGCCTCCCCCCACCAAACTACAATGGGACATTCCACTGGAG TGCCAGGAGGTCATTGAGGAGTCCTACATGGTTGCCAAG GATAAGGGGGAGTTCTGTCTGACGTATGAGGCCTCGATGACCCGGATGTTCCGTGAGGGTAGGACAGAGACGGTTCGCTCCTGCACCTCAGAGTCCACAGCCTTTGTCAGAGCCATGGAGGACAAGAACACTGCG AGTGCCCAAAAGTTGGACCTCTTCCGGAAGGCCGCAGACAAACACCAGAACATGTACCGTCTGGCCATGACAGGCTCTGGCATCGACAGACACCTCTTCTGTCTCTACATCATGTCTAAGTACCTCAGCATCGACTCACCATTCCTCaaacag GTGTTGTCAGAACCCTGGAGGTTGTCCACTAGTCAGACTCCTCAACAGCAGCTCAACATGGTTGACATAAAGAAGTTTCCCAGATACGTGGGCGCGGGGGGGGGGTTCGGCCCT GTGGCTGATGACGGCTATGGCGTCTCTTACATCATTATAGGAGAGAACCTGATCACATTCCACATCTCCAGCAAGTTTTCCAGCCCTGAGACG GACTCGTACCGCTTTGGACAGAACATTCGACAGGCCATGCTGGACATTCGTGCGCTATTCGACCAAAAAgacaaggagaaggagaaagagatgtGA
- the LOC109889420 gene encoding carnitine O-palmitoyltransferase 1, liver isoform isoform X1, producing MAEAHQAVGFQFTVTSDGIDLHLSRENGILTGVYPASPSSLLIVVIAIMSTIYARIDPSLGMIDTIKRTMSVSGYMTVQTQTVLSAILFSTGLWLSLILMLRYILKALLSYHAWIFESHGKISFCTKLWLSLVKMFSGRRPLLYSFQTSLPRLPVPSVDDTITRYLESVRPLLDDEQYNQMEVVANDFKKDQAPKLQKYLILKSWWATNYVSDWWEEYIYLRGRSPIMVNSNFYSMDLLYVTPTHRQAARAGNVVHAMLQYRRKLERGEHAPLRALGVVPMCSYQMERMFNTTRIPGIETDFVRHLSDRKHLVVYHKGRFFKVWLYYGGRHLWPSELETQFQRILDDTTEPQPGELKLAALTAGNRVPWARARLKYFSQGVNKVSLEAIETSAFFLSLDDEVHGYDPDQLRSLDLYAKSLLHGKCYDRWFDKSFTLIAYKNGKLGVNAEHSWADAPIIGHMWEFPVCIKDGPPSKGHPANLTQLWEALESTRYVLATDCFHLGYTEEGHCKGDINKGLPPPTKLQWDIPLECQEVIEESYMVAKVIADDVDFHGCLFDEFGKGLIKKSRTSPDAFIQLALQLAQFRDKGEFCLTYEASMTRMFREGRTETVRSCTSESTAFVRAMEDKNTASAQKLDLFRKAADKHQNMYRLAMTGSGIDRHLFCLYIMSKYLSIDSPFLKQVLSEPWRLSTSQTPQQQLNMVDIKKFPRYVGAGGGFGPVADDGYGVSYIIIGENLITFHISSKFSSPETDSYRFGQNIRQAMLDIRALFDQKDKEKEKEM from the exons ATGGCAGAGGCACATCAGGCAGTTGGCTTCCAGTTCACCGTCACCTCAGACGGCATCGACCTCCACCTGAGCCGCGAG AATGGGATATTGACAGGTGTCTACCCTGCCAGCCCATCCAGTTTGCTGATCGTTGTGATAGCCATAATGAGCACCATATATGCCAGGATAGACCCATCACTGGGAATGATAGACACAATCAAGAGGACCATGTCTGTCAG TGGCTACATGACAGTGCAGACCCAGACAGTTCTGAGTGCCATCCTGTTTTCCACAGGCCTGTGGCTCTCTCTCATCCTCATGCTGAGGTACATTctcaaggcccttctctcctacCATGCCTGGATCTTTGAGTCCCACGGCAAAATTAGCTTCTGCACCAAACTCTGGCTG AGTCTGGTGAAGATGTTCTCTGGGCGCAGACCTCTCCTCTATAGCTTCCAGACCTCCCTACCCAGACTACCTGTGCCTAGTGTGGATGACACCATAAccagg TACCTGGAGTCAGTGCGCCCCCTGCTGGATGATGAGCAGTACAACCAGATGGAGGTGGTGGCCAATGACTTCAAGAAGGACCAGGCACCCAAACTCCAGAAATACCTCATCCTCAAATCCTGGTGGGCTACTAACTAT GTGAGTGATTGGTGGGAGGAGTACATCTACCTTAGAGGCAGGAGTCCCATCATGGTCAACAGTAACTTCTACTCCATG GATCTGCTGTACGTGActcccacacacagacaggcagctcGGGCAGGGAATGTTGTTCACGCTATGCTGCAGTACCGCCGCAAACTAGAGAGAGGAGAACATGCACCG TTGAGGGCTCTGGGGGTGGTGCCAATGTGTTCTTATCAGATGGAGAGGATGTTCAACACCACACGTATCCCTGGTATAGAGACAG ACTTTGTTCGGCACCTGAGTGACCGGAAGCACCTGGTGGTGTACCATAAGGGCCGCTTCTTTAAGGTGTGGCTGTACTACGGGGGGCGTCACCTCTGGCCCTCTGAGCTGGAGACTCAGTTCCAGAGGATCCTCGACGACACCACCGAGCCACAGCCTGGAGAACTCAAACTGGCTGCCCTCACAGCCGGCAACAG AGTTCCGTGGGCGCGGGCTCGTCTGAAGTACTTCAGCCAGGGTGTTAACAAAGTCTCTCTGGAGGCCATCGAGACGTCAGCTTTCTTCCTCAGCCTTGATGACGAGGTGCATGGTTATGACCCTGACCAGCTGAGGTCATTGGACCTGTATGCCAAGTCCCTGCTGCACGGGAAGTGCTATGACAG GTGGTTTGACAAATCTTTCACTCTGATCGCTTATAAGAACGGTAAACTGGGGGTTAATGCAGAACATTCGTGGGCAGACGCTCCCATTATAGGACACATGTGGGAG tttcccgtgtgtatcaaggatggtccaccatccaaaggacatccagccaacttgacacaactgtgggaagcattggagtcaactcgg tatgtCCTAGCAACGGACTGCTTCCATTTGGGCTACACAGAGGAGGGACACTGCAAAGGAGACATCAACAAGGGCCTGCCTCCCCCCACCAAACTACAATGGGACATTCCACTGGAG TGCCAGGAGGTCATTGAGGAGTCCTACATGGTTGCCAAGGTGATAGCTGATGACGTGGACTTTCATGGCTGTCTGTTTGATGAGTTTGGGAAAGGCCTGATCAAGAAGAGTAGGACCAGTCCTGATGCCTTCATACAGCTAGCACTACAGCTGGCCCaattcagg GATAAGGGGGAGTTCTGTCTGACGTATGAGGCCTCGATGACCCGGATGTTCCGTGAGGGTAGGACAGAGACGGTTCGCTCCTGCACCTCAGAGTCCACAGCCTTTGTCAGAGCCATGGAGGACAAGAACACTGCG AGTGCCCAAAAGTTGGACCTCTTCCGGAAGGCCGCAGACAAACACCAGAACATGTACCGTCTGGCCATGACAGGCTCTGGCATCGACAGACACCTCTTCTGTCTCTACATCATGTCTAAGTACCTCAGCATCGACTCACCATTCCTCaaacag GTGTTGTCAGAACCCTGGAGGTTGTCCACTAGTCAGACTCCTCAACAGCAGCTCAACATGGTTGACATAAAGAAGTTTCCCAGATACGTGGGCGCGGGGGGGGGGTTCGGCCCT GTGGCTGATGACGGCTATGGCGTCTCTTACATCATTATAGGAGAGAACCTGATCACATTCCACATCTCCAGCAAGTTTTCCAGCCCTGAGACG GACTCGTACCGCTTTGGACAGAACATTCGACAGGCCATGCTGGACATTCGTGCGCTATTCGACCAAAAAgacaaggagaaggagaaagagatgtGA
- the LOC109889420 gene encoding carnitine O-palmitoyltransferase 1, liver isoform isoform X3 — MAEAHQAVGFQFTVTSDGIDLHLSRENGILTGVYPASPSSLLIVVIAIMSTIYARIDPSLGMIDTIKRTMSVSGYMTVQTQTVLSAILFSTGLWLSLILMLRYILKALLSYHAWIFESHGKISFCTKLWLSLVKMFSGRRPLLYSFQTSLPRLPVPSVDDTITRYLESVRPLLDDEQYNQMEVVANDFKKDQAPKLQKYLILKSWWATNYVSDWWEEYIYLRGRSPIMVNSNFYSMDLLYVTPTHRQAARAGNVVHAMLQYRRKLERGEHAPLRALGVVPMCSYQMERMFNTTRIPGIETDFVRHLSDRKHLVVYHKGRFFKVWLYYGGRHLWPSELETQFQRILDDTTEPQPGELKLAALTAGNRVPWARARLKYFSQGVNKVSLEAIETSAFFLSLDDEVHGYDPDQLRSLDLYAKSLLHGKCYDRWFDKSFTLIAYKNGKLGVNAEHSWADAPIIGHMWEYVLATDCFHLGYTEEGHCKGDINKGLPPPTKLQWDIPLECQEVIEESYMVAKVIADDVDFHGCLFDEFGKGLIKKSRTSPDAFIQLALQLAQFRDKGEFCLTYEASMTRMFREGRTETVRSCTSESTAFVRAMEDKNTASAQKLDLFRKAADKHQNMYRLAMTGSGIDRHLFCLYIMSKYLSIDSPFLKQVLSEPWRLSTSQTPQQQLNMVDIKKFPRYVGAGGGFGPVADDGYGVSYIIIGENLITFHISSKFSSPETDSYRFGQNIRQAMLDIRALFDQKDKEKEKEM; from the exons ATGGCAGAGGCACATCAGGCAGTTGGCTTCCAGTTCACCGTCACCTCAGACGGCATCGACCTCCACCTGAGCCGCGAG AATGGGATATTGACAGGTGTCTACCCTGCCAGCCCATCCAGTTTGCTGATCGTTGTGATAGCCATAATGAGCACCATATATGCCAGGATAGACCCATCACTGGGAATGATAGACACAATCAAGAGGACCATGTCTGTCAG TGGCTACATGACAGTGCAGACCCAGACAGTTCTGAGTGCCATCCTGTTTTCCACAGGCCTGTGGCTCTCTCTCATCCTCATGCTGAGGTACATTctcaaggcccttctctcctacCATGCCTGGATCTTTGAGTCCCACGGCAAAATTAGCTTCTGCACCAAACTCTGGCTG AGTCTGGTGAAGATGTTCTCTGGGCGCAGACCTCTCCTCTATAGCTTCCAGACCTCCCTACCCAGACTACCTGTGCCTAGTGTGGATGACACCATAAccagg TACCTGGAGTCAGTGCGCCCCCTGCTGGATGATGAGCAGTACAACCAGATGGAGGTGGTGGCCAATGACTTCAAGAAGGACCAGGCACCCAAACTCCAGAAATACCTCATCCTCAAATCCTGGTGGGCTACTAACTAT GTGAGTGATTGGTGGGAGGAGTACATCTACCTTAGAGGCAGGAGTCCCATCATGGTCAACAGTAACTTCTACTCCATG GATCTGCTGTACGTGActcccacacacagacaggcagctcGGGCAGGGAATGTTGTTCACGCTATGCTGCAGTACCGCCGCAAACTAGAGAGAGGAGAACATGCACCG TTGAGGGCTCTGGGGGTGGTGCCAATGTGTTCTTATCAGATGGAGAGGATGTTCAACACCACACGTATCCCTGGTATAGAGACAG ACTTTGTTCGGCACCTGAGTGACCGGAAGCACCTGGTGGTGTACCATAAGGGCCGCTTCTTTAAGGTGTGGCTGTACTACGGGGGGCGTCACCTCTGGCCCTCTGAGCTGGAGACTCAGTTCCAGAGGATCCTCGACGACACCACCGAGCCACAGCCTGGAGAACTCAAACTGGCTGCCCTCACAGCCGGCAACAG AGTTCCGTGGGCGCGGGCTCGTCTGAAGTACTTCAGCCAGGGTGTTAACAAAGTCTCTCTGGAGGCCATCGAGACGTCAGCTTTCTTCCTCAGCCTTGATGACGAGGTGCATGGTTATGACCCTGACCAGCTGAGGTCATTGGACCTGTATGCCAAGTCCCTGCTGCACGGGAAGTGCTATGACAG GTGGTTTGACAAATCTTTCACTCTGATCGCTTATAAGAACGGTAAACTGGGGGTTAATGCAGAACATTCGTGGGCAGACGCTCCCATTATAGGACACATGTGGGAG tatgtCCTAGCAACGGACTGCTTCCATTTGGGCTACACAGAGGAGGGACACTGCAAAGGAGACATCAACAAGGGCCTGCCTCCCCCCACCAAACTACAATGGGACATTCCACTGGAG TGCCAGGAGGTCATTGAGGAGTCCTACATGGTTGCCAAGGTGATAGCTGATGACGTGGACTTTCATGGCTGTCTGTTTGATGAGTTTGGGAAAGGCCTGATCAAGAAGAGTAGGACCAGTCCTGATGCCTTCATACAGCTAGCACTACAGCTGGCCCaattcagg GATAAGGGGGAGTTCTGTCTGACGTATGAGGCCTCGATGACCCGGATGTTCCGTGAGGGTAGGACAGAGACGGTTCGCTCCTGCACCTCAGAGTCCACAGCCTTTGTCAGAGCCATGGAGGACAAGAACACTGCG AGTGCCCAAAAGTTGGACCTCTTCCGGAAGGCCGCAGACAAACACCAGAACATGTACCGTCTGGCCATGACAGGCTCTGGCATCGACAGACACCTCTTCTGTCTCTACATCATGTCTAAGTACCTCAGCATCGACTCACCATTCCTCaaacag GTGTTGTCAGAACCCTGGAGGTTGTCCACTAGTCAGACTCCTCAACAGCAGCTCAACATGGTTGACATAAAGAAGTTTCCCAGATACGTGGGCGCGGGGGGGGGGTTCGGCCCT GTGGCTGATGACGGCTATGGCGTCTCTTACATCATTATAGGAGAGAACCTGATCACATTCCACATCTCCAGCAAGTTTTCCAGCCCTGAGACG GACTCGTACCGCTTTGGACAGAACATTCGACAGGCCATGCTGGACATTCGTGCGCTATTCGACCAAAAAgacaaggagaaggagaaagagatgtGA